From one Butyricimonas faecihominis genomic stretch:
- a CDS encoding phosphoribosylaminoimidazolesuccinocarboxamide synthase: protein MEAIVKTNFKFPGQKDEYVGKVRDVYNINDEYLVMLVSDRISAFDVVLPKGIPYKGQILNQIAAKFLDATSDIVPNWKIATPDPMVTVGHKCEPFKVEMVIRGYLAGSAWREYKSGKRTLCGLPLPEGMVENQKFPTPLVTPTTKAMEGHDENISKEEIISSGLVSKEDYEAIEKYTLALFQRGTEIAAKMGLILVDTKYEFGKKDGKIYLIDEIHTPDSSRYFYADGYEERLAKGERQRQLSKEFVREWLMENNFQGKEGQTVPEMTPEVVANITNRYIELYEHITGTKFEKADSTNILARIENNVNECLASLK from the coding sequence ATGGAAGCGATTGTAAAAACAAATTTCAAATTCCCGGGACAGAAAGATGAATACGTCGGTAAAGTACGTGACGTGTATAACATCAATGACGAATACCTCGTTATGTTGGTATCCGACAGAATTTCCGCTTTCGACGTGGTACTCCCGAAAGGAATACCTTACAAAGGACAAATATTGAATCAAATTGCCGCTAAATTCCTAGATGCAACGTCAGACATCGTTCCGAACTGGAAAATAGCAACACCCGATCCGATGGTGACCGTTGGTCACAAATGCGAACCGTTCAAAGTAGAAATGGTTATTCGCGGTTACTTGGCCGGAAGTGCATGGAGAGAATACAAATCAGGAAAGAGAACCCTTTGCGGTTTACCTTTGCCGGAAGGAATGGTTGAAAACCAGAAATTCCCGACACCTCTTGTAACTCCTACCACCAAAGCTATGGAAGGACACGATGAAAATATCTCTAAAGAAGAAATCATCTCGTCCGGACTGGTTAGTAAAGAAGATTACGAGGCCATCGAAAAATACACTCTTGCCCTATTCCAAAGAGGAACAGAGATTGCAGCCAAAATGGGATTAATTCTAGTAGACACGAAATACGAATTCGGTAAAAAAGATGGAAAGATCTATTTGATCGACGAAATCCACACCCCGGATTCTTCCCGTTATTTCTATGCCGACGGTTACGAAGAACGCCTAGCAAAAGGAGAAAGACAGCGTCAACTATCCAAAGAATTCGTTCGCGAATGGTTAATGGAAAATAACTTCCAAGGAAAAGAAGGGCAAACTGTTCCGGAAATGACTCCGGAAGTGGTAGCCAACATCACGAATCGTTATATCGAATTATACGAACATATCACGGGAACAAAGTTCGAAAAAGCCGACAGCACGAACATTCTTGCCCGCATCGAGAACAATGTAAATGAATGCTTGGCTAGCCTGAAATAA
- a CDS encoding recombinase family protein yields the protein MKKYVAYYRISLKDENKQRGLGLLAQRTTVCNYISSNGGKLIAEYSERESGKLDNRIALNYALKECREHNATLVIAKLDRLSRNVSFVFSLRDAGVDFVACDLLQFNTLTLAVFCAMAQQERELISSRTKAALNELKRSDVELGMPMNLINNLDKAIKKSIQTRKMKALNNENNIKSFAVIQLLRENNVSLNACAKYLNERNFLTSTSKKHTATSVKNLIQLYNY from the coding sequence ATGAAAAAATACGTAGCATATTATCGTATATCTTTGAAAGATGAAAATAAACAAAGAGGACTAGGATTACTTGCACAACGTACTACTGTATGCAATTATATTAGTAGTAATGGTGGAAAACTAATTGCAGAGTATAGTGAACGAGAAAGTGGCAAGTTGGATAATAGAATTGCTTTAAATTATGCATTAAAAGAATGTAGAGAACATAATGCTACATTGGTAATCGCTAAACTTGATAGACTTTCAAGAAACGTTTCATTCGTATTTTCATTGCGAGACGCTGGCGTCGATTTTGTTGCTTGTGATTTATTACAATTCAATACACTGACTTTAGCTGTATTTTGTGCAATGGCACAGCAGGAACGAGAATTGATTTCTTCACGAACAAAAGCTGCATTGAATGAATTGAAAAGAAGTGATGTAGAACTAGGAATGCCTATGAATTTGATTAATAATTTAGATAAAGCTATAAAAAAATCTATTCAAACACGGAAAATGAAAGCATTGAATAATGAGAATAATATAAAATCATTTGCAGTAATTCAATTGTTGAGAGAAAATAACGTGTCGTTAAACGCTTGTGCAAAATATTTGAATGAAAGGAATTTTTTAACTTCAACATCTAAAAAACATACGGCTACAAGTGTGAAAAATCTTATTCAATTATATAATTATTAA
- the cdaA gene encoding diadenylate cyclase CdaA has protein sequence MLLFITINFYTITDILLAAFIFYQVYKLVKGTVAINIFAGIFTFYVAWLLVKALNLELVSGILGQFIGMGVIALLIVFQQEVRRFLLLLGSKYNLQNIFNLERLFTKTSIKDEVAAAIVQACDYFSKTKTGALIVLSQNSELYNYAQTGVLIRSIVSEELLENIFFKNSPLHDGAVIIADNKILAARCILPVSDNTNIPGSLGLRHRAAIGMSAVTDAHIIVVSEETGNISFVKDGHFKVRITPQELNSFLHNDFTGFVVNK, from the coding sequence ATGCTGTTGTTTATAACTATAAACTTTTACACTATAACTGATATATTGCTAGCCGCTTTTATATTTTATCAGGTTTATAAACTGGTGAAAGGGACGGTTGCAATAAATATATTTGCCGGGATTTTCACATTCTACGTGGCATGGTTGCTGGTGAAAGCTCTGAATCTGGAGTTGGTTTCTGGTATCTTGGGACAGTTTATCGGTATGGGAGTGATTGCCTTGCTGATCGTGTTCCAGCAAGAAGTTCGCCGCTTTCTATTATTATTAGGTAGTAAATATAACCTGCAAAACATATTTAACTTGGAGCGGCTTTTTACCAAGACTTCTATAAAAGATGAGGTCGCCGCCGCTATCGTGCAGGCCTGTGATTACTTTTCGAAAACAAAAACGGGTGCTTTGATCGTGTTGTCCCAGAATTCGGAGTTGTACAATTACGCGCAAACGGGTGTGTTGATCCGTTCGATCGTGTCGGAGGAGTTGCTTGAAAATATCTTCTTTAAGAATTCCCCGCTACATGACGGTGCGGTAATTATCGCGGATAACAAGATTTTGGCGGCGCGGTGTATTTTGCCGGTTTCCGATAACACGAATATTCCCGGGAGTTTGGGGTTGAGACATCGTGCGGCGATTGGAATGAGTGCCGTGACCGATGCTCACATCATCGTGGTCAGTGAAGAAACCGGAAATATTTCTTTTGTGAAGGATGGGCATTTCAAGGTGCGGATCACCCCGCAAGAATTGAACAGTTTCTTGCACAATGATTTCACGGGTTTCGTCGTGAATAAGTAA
- a CDS encoding low molecular weight protein-tyrosine-phosphatase has product MKKRILFICLGNICRSPSAEAIMKYYVKDRGLEEQYYIDSAGISGYHSGDPADRRMQSHAIRRGYDLTSLSRKFYPDADFSDFDMIIGMDDQNIRDLQRMATSEEEKNKIFKMTDFCQRFSYRDSVPDPYYGGDSGFELVLDLLEDAVEGLLDQLENK; this is encoded by the coding sequence ATGAAGAAAAGAATTCTGTTCATATGTTTGGGTAATATATGCCGCTCCCCGAGTGCCGAGGCAATTATGAAATATTACGTGAAAGATCGGGGATTGGAGGAACAATATTATATTGATTCTGCAGGGATTAGTGGTTATCATTCCGGTGATCCGGCGGATCGTCGGATGCAAAGTCACGCAATAAGAAGAGGATATGATCTGACCAGTTTATCCCGGAAATTTTATCCGGATGCAGATTTTTCTGATTTTGACATGATTATCGGTATGGATGACCAGAATATCCGTGATCTGCAAAGAATGGCTACATCCGAGGAAGAAAAGAATAAAATATTCAAGATGACTGATTTCTGCCAGCGTTTTTCCTACCGGGATAGCGTTCCCGATCCTTATTATGGCGGGGATTCCGGATTCGAATTAGTGTTGGACTTACTGGAAGATGCTGTTGAAGGTCTGTTAGATCAGCTAGAAAATAAATAA
- a CDS encoding PhoH family protein: MIERRISIGNIDPIDFYGINNAKFITLKEFFPKLKITARGDEIIIQGEESDIDVLVAKINALLEHYNKYNMLTIANLKRIILEDEIVEDPEDPASIIVFGNNGKIIRARTTNQRKLVDLAKTNDLLFATGPAGSGKTYTAIALAVKALRNKEVKRIILSRPAVEAGESLGFLPGDMKEKVDPYLQPLYDALSDMIPSKKLSEYLETEIIQIAPLAYMRGRTLNDAFVILDEAQNTTKNQLKMFLTRMGVNAKFVITGDMSQIDLPKRSDSGLIHAFKLLHHIKGIAFVEFDNSDIVRHRLVKEIVNAYNNEEKTK; encoded by the coding sequence ATGATAGAGAGAAGAATAAGTATTGGAAACATTGATCCTATTGACTTTTACGGCATTAACAACGCAAAATTCATTACTTTAAAAGAATTTTTCCCGAAATTGAAGATCACCGCTAGGGGCGATGAAATCATTATTCAGGGAGAAGAAAGCGACATTGATGTCCTTGTTGCCAAAATTAATGCCCTTTTGGAACATTACAATAAATATAACATGCTCACGATCGCCAATCTGAAAAGAATTATTCTGGAAGACGAGATCGTGGAAGACCCCGAGGACCCGGCCTCAATTATTGTTTTCGGGAATAACGGGAAAATTATACGAGCTAGAACGACAAATCAACGTAAACTCGTTGATCTGGCCAAAACAAACGACTTGCTTTTTGCCACGGGTCCGGCCGGCTCCGGTAAAACCTACACGGCAATCGCTCTTGCGGTAAAAGCATTACGCAATAAAGAGGTCAAACGGATCATTCTCAGCCGTCCGGCAGTAGAGGCAGGTGAAAGTCTTGGATTCCTACCCGGGGACATGAAAGAGAAAGTTGATCCCTATTTGCAACCCTTGTACGATGCTCTTTCTGACATGATTCCCTCGAAAAAATTAAGCGAATATCTCGAAACGGAAATCATTCAGATTGCCCCTTTAGCATACATGAGGGGACGTACACTCAATGATGCATTCGTGATTCTCGATGAAGCACAGAACACGACAAAAAATCAGTTAAAAATGTTCCTAACCCGTATGGGTGTCAACGCTAAATTCGTGATCACCGGGGATATGAGCCAAATAGACCTTCCCAAACGAAGTGATTCTGGATTGATTCATGCCTTCAAATTACTGCATCATATAAAAGGAATTGCATTTGTCGAATTCGACAACAGTGACATCGTTCGCCACAGGTTGGTGAAAGAGATTGTTAACGCTTACAACAACGAAGAAAAAACTAAATAA
- the ftsY gene encoding signal recognition particle-docking protein FtsY has translation MALFGLFNKKKKESLDKGLEKTKESVFKKLSRAIVGKSKVDDEVLDNLEEVLISSDVGVDTTLRIIERIEERVQRDKYVGTDELNRVLKEEIVDLLKENNSTDYDALSLPEGHGPYVIMVVGVNGVGKTTTIGKLAHKFKDAGKSVVLGAADTFRAAAVDQLVIWAERVGVPIVKQGMGADPASVAFDTLSKAKAENADVVLIDTAGRLHNKINLMNELTKIKKVMQKVIPDAPHEILLVLDGSTGQNAYEQAKQFTLATEVNALAITKLDGTAKGGVVIGISDQFKIPVKYIGIGEKIDDLQVFNREEFVDSLFN, from the coding sequence ATGGCATTATTCGGTCTATTTAATAAAAAGAAAAAGGAAAGCCTTGATAAAGGTTTAGAAAAGACGAAAGAAAGTGTATTCAAGAAACTCTCTCGGGCAATTGTTGGTAAATCCAAGGTTGATGACGAGGTTCTGGATAACTTGGAAGAAGTGTTGATTTCTTCGGATGTGGGAGTTGATACAACTCTTCGTATCATTGAACGAATCGAAGAAAGAGTACAGCGGGATAAATATGTGGGTACGGATGAATTAAACCGGGTATTGAAAGAAGAGATTGTTGATTTGTTGAAAGAGAATAATTCAACGGATTACGATGCTTTGAGTTTACCGGAAGGACATGGCCCTTATGTGATCATGGTAGTCGGTGTGAATGGAGTGGGTAAGACAACGACAATTGGTAAATTGGCTCACAAATTTAAAGATGCTGGAAAATCTGTTGTTTTAGGGGCTGCAGATACCTTTAGAGCTGCCGCGGTAGATCAGTTGGTAATCTGGGCGGAACGAGTAGGGGTACCGATCGTAAAACAGGGTATGGGGGCAGATCCGGCTTCTGTGGCTTTTGATACGCTGAGTAAAGCGAAAGCGGAGAATGCAGATGTGGTGCTTATTGACACGGCGGGACGTTTACACAATAAGATAAACTTGATGAACGAATTGACGAAAATCAAGAAGGTCATGCAAAAAGTGATTCCGGATGCCCCACATGAAATTTTGTTAGTACTTGACGGTTCTACCGGGCAAAATGCTTACGAACAAGCAAAACAATTTACCTTGGCCACGGAAGTAAATGCTTTGGCGATTACAAAGCTGGACGGAACGGCAAAAGGTGGCGTTGTAATTGGTATCTCTGATCAATTCAAAATTCCCGTGAAATACATTGGTATCGGTGAAAAAATTGATGATTTACAAGTATTCAATCGTGAAGAGTTTGTAGACTCTTTATTTAATTAA